The nucleotide window CGAGGTCCAGAACCGAGCGGAAAAACCACGAGAGCGTCACGTAGGTCTCATGTAACGCTTCCGCCTGCTCACAGCCTGAGGACGTCAGTTTTGCCCCCTCGTACGGTTCGTATTCGACGAGCCCCTCTGTCTCAAGTCGCTGGAACATCTCGGTTGTCGCAGCCTGTGAGCGGTCGAGTGCCGTCGCGAGCTGTCCCGACGATATCGGTGGAGACGACTGCTGTTCGGCGATGAACAGAGCGAGGAGGTAGTCTGATTCTGCGGTCATTTGAATTCCCCATCGGCGGTCTCTCCGGTTGTCCGTTGTCCCGCTTCGCGAACCTCTTCGGAAGTATCGTCGTCGTCATTTTCGGGGGTTCCGAACAGTTGGAGGTATAGCCACACCCAGACCTGGGCACGGTGAGAGCGAGGTGTTTCACCCATAGATTATACCCTCTGGGTCAGATGATCGCGAACAGATCGCTGACAGTCCACCAACAGCCCGTTGAGACGCGTTACCGTCGACAGGACAGGATACGAGACCGGAAACTCTTGATAGAGAAACGTCATGAGTGAGCGATGTTTGAGTCCCGCGTTAGGCCCTCGGTTCGTTGTAGCCTGAATAGTCTTCTGTCGAACACGGAGGCGCTCATCACACCGTTCTCGGTGGGCCGATAGCTGTTCGTGGCGTCGCTGAAGCTCGGGGAACCCGAGTTTGAGGAGTGACGTCTGATTGTGCTTTTCTACCCACTCGGTAACGGTTTGACAGTCTTGGGCAGCCGCTTGGAGCGACTCAGTCTCGCGATCGAGCGCACTGCTCATCGCAGTGAGTTCTTGGAGTCGCTGTTGGGCCTTCGAACAGATCGCGCTCTGAACCTGTGGGGTTACGTCGGCATCCGTTTCGGATGCGAGGACGAACGCAAGAGAGTCACCGAGTTCTTCGCGAATCGTTTCGAGGACCGGTTCCTCGCCGTCAAGATCGGCGACGCTGTGGGGACGAACGGTTTCGGTGAATAGCTCACGGACGCGATCGGCGTCGGTGGTCACCGCCTCATGCCGTGATCCGCCTGCGACAGAGAGGGTCCCTCCATCGGCCGACAGGCCTGTCGAGGGCGTCGCTGCCGACTGTGGCGATAGCGACGCGACTCCCGATCGGAAGCGCTCGTAGGCTTTACGCTCCGCGTCGAAGTGTGTCTGCTCCCGCTCGACACGCGTCATCGCACTATCGATGTGGGTCTCGATCGACATCCTAGCGCACCTCCGGAGCGAAAACTGGACCGGACTGATCGAGCGTTTCCGAGTCCTCGACAGGTCGAAATGAGATCTGTATGTTATTCCCAGATGTATCCACTCGGGTCGGAACCCACGCGTCGTCGCACCGGTGGACGGTGAGCGCAATTGGGAGCAGCGGCAAGCGGCCGTCGGACGGCTGGAGCGCGTACCCGGAGACATCAACGATAAGTTCCGCGGCACACCCGTCTGCCTCGCTGTCGGTGACTTGGCTCCCCCGAGAATAAAGACCGGTATTCTGAAGCACGGACAGCGATTCGTCGACTGACTGTTCTCCAGAGGACCGCATCGGGGAGCCCGTTGCGTCTCTCGGCTCGTGTTCCAGTCGTTCTGCCGCCGCCGAGAGGAAGGCGACCTGTTCGGACGAATTGAGGTGGTCGGCGAGTTCGACCGCCATGCTCTCCAGAAGCCGGATACAGAGTCCGTTGGGGTCGGAGAGCTCTTCGGCGTGTGCGAAGTACGCGTCCATGATCGCGGATTCGACGGCGTCGTACCCGCGCTCGGAGAGGGTCTCGAAGACCGCCGCGGCGACGCGGTGACAGAACTCGACGAGTTCGCGGGCGACCGACAGCGAGCGTTTCACGACCGGCTCGGCGAGTGCTGCCGGATAGGTGGACTGCGAGTCACAGCGCCGTCGCTCGATGCGCGCACACCGAGTCTGGATATCCACGGCCTGACACGCGACAATGTCGTAGTACGGAACCTGCGGGTCGTACCGACGGAGCGCCTGTCGGTACTGCGTGGTCGCCTGCGCGGCCGCCCTCGCGGTGGCTCGCGTGTCGAACCGGAGGTCCGAAGCAGGGACGGGGCGGTCGCCGTACCGCGCACAGATGAGGTAGTACTCGCCGTCGTCGCTGGCCAGCGACTCGATGTGGTCGCGGATTTCGGCGAGTGTGGTTCCAATCACAGATGTCCTCCTTGAATTGGATTCATTCCACGGTGACTGATCCCACCATGCCGGCGGCCTCATGCGGGACACAAAAGTACTCGTGTGTCCCGGCCGTTTCGAAGGTGCGTACGTACGACTGTCCGGACTGGACAGCTCCCTCCCCGTTCTCCCAGCCGGTTCGTGCGGCTTCCTCCGATTCGAACCCGCCGGACGCCCAGTAGTCGGCGGCTTCCGGGATTTCGTCCGCGTAGCCGACCACGTTGTGTGGCTCACCGGCGTTGTGCGCCCATGCGACTGTGTCTCCCTGTGAAACCGTGAGTTGCTCCGGCTCGAACGCGACGGCGTTCATCTCGACCACGTGGTCGGCATCGTCGGGTACTCCCTCGACGATGTTGGGGCCGCCTTCCAATTCTGACTCCCCATCCTCTTCGTCGCTCATTTCGGATCCGTCCACGGGAGCCGCGTCCGACGCGCCTGCGACCGCGAACTGCGCGCGCAGCGCCGCCTGTGCGAACCCCTCGGCGGACGCGTCAACGTCCGAGCCCGAGTCGAGCGCGCCGATGTACTCCTCCAACATCCCCTCGAATCCCTCGTAGGCGTCCCGGTCGGCGTCCTCCAATGCCTCGTGGACGCGGGCCTCCTCGAAGTGAGCGAAGGTGTCCTGCATCACCGACGCCGCCTCCGACCCGAACGAACCGCCGGCCGACGCCACCACGGCGTAGATGGCCCCGACCGCCTCGCCGTTGAACTCCTGAGCCTGCTCGGCGACGCTCCCGCCCTCCCGAGCGGCGCTCTCTGTCGCGCTGAGTGCGGCCTCGAAAGATTCGTAGCGGTCGTGATCGGCCTCCTCGAGGGCCTCGTGGAAGCCGCCGGCCCCAGCCTCGAAGTGCCGGAATACCGCCTGGACGACCGAAGCCGCGCGGTCGGAGTCACCGACGTCGTCGAGGACCCCGGCATCGAAGACCCGGGCCGCGGCGTAGCCGCTCTCGACGGCACTCACGTGAGCGGTCGTCCCCGCGGTCGTCTCGAAGGATAACAACGTCTCCCGGATCCCGGCCACGTGGTCCTCGACGGCCGCGTCGTCGCCGTCCTC belongs to Halorubrum sp. DM2 and includes:
- a CDS encoding metal-dependent transcriptional regulator: MTAESDYLLALFIAEQQSSPPISSGQLATALDRSQAATTEMFQRLETEGLVEYEPYEGAKLTSSGCEQAEALHETYVTLSWFFRSVLDLDTHEREAMRMAGLVSPTVAERLAETLVPADEVPDEEAGSLSEY